One window of Pseudomonas sp. ML2-2023-3 genomic DNA carries:
- the xthA gene encoding exodeoxyribonuclease III translates to MKIVSFNINGLRARPHQLAALIEKHQPDVIGLQETKVHDDQFPLADIEALGYHVHYHGQKGHYGVALLSRQAPLELHKGFASDEEDAQRRFIWGTFADENGQPVTIMNGYFPQGESRDHPTKFPAKQRFYSDLQQLLESRFSNEQPLVVMGDINISPQDCDIGIGPDNAKRWLKTGKCSFLPEEREWLERLKGWGLVDSFRYLHPDVADRFSWFDYRSRGFEDEPKRGLRIDVILASQGLVPRIKAAGVDYDLRGMEKPSDHAPIWLELS, encoded by the coding sequence ATGAAAATCGTTTCATTCAACATCAATGGCCTGCGCGCTCGGCCGCATCAGCTGGCAGCGCTGATCGAGAAACATCAGCCTGACGTGATCGGCCTGCAAGAAACCAAAGTCCATGACGACCAGTTCCCCCTCGCCGACATCGAAGCGCTAGGCTACCACGTTCACTACCATGGCCAAAAAGGCCATTACGGCGTGGCCCTGCTCTCGCGTCAGGCGCCCCTGGAACTGCACAAAGGCTTTGCCAGCGATGAAGAAGACGCACAGCGGCGTTTTATCTGGGGCACTTTCGCTGACGAAAACGGCCAACCCGTCACCATCATGAATGGTTACTTCCCACAGGGCGAAAGCCGCGATCACCCTACCAAGTTCCCGGCCAAACAGCGTTTCTACAGCGACCTGCAGCAGTTGCTCGAAAGCCGGTTCAGCAACGAACAACCGTTGGTGGTGATGGGCGACATCAATATTTCGCCACAAGACTGTGATATCGGCATTGGCCCGGACAACGCCAAGCGCTGGCTGAAAACCGGCAAGTGCAGCTTTTTGCCGGAAGAGCGCGAATGGCTGGAGCGCCTCAAGGGTTGGGGATTGGTAGACAGCTTCCGCTACCTGCATCCGGATGTGGCCGACCGTTTCAGCTGGTTTGACTACCGCAGCCGCGGCTTTGAAGACGAGCCCAAGCGTGGCCTGCGCATTGACGTGATCCTTGCCTCCCAGGGGCTGGTGCCACGAATCAAGGCAGCAGGCGTCGACTACGACCTGCGCGGCATGGAAAAACCGTCAGACCATGCGCCGATCTGGCTGGAATTGAGCTGA
- a CDS encoding fe2+ zn2+ uptake regulation protein, which yields MHNQHIPTDGSHQHRDAAFQPDSGLLQTLTPLQGNERIRHLLKCFGLRTSLVRLKVIDALLTAAGNDRRLGVRGMHSHLQALDIPLSFLSVREVLKRLCSEGVVVLNSDKSYSLHPQAEAVLTGKIEA from the coding sequence ATGCACAACCAGCACATACCAACGGATGGTAGCCACCAGCATCGCGACGCAGCTTTCCAGCCCGACTCGGGGTTGTTGCAAACGCTGACTCCCTTGCAGGGCAACGAACGGATTCGCCACTTACTCAAGTGCTTCGGGCTGCGTACCAGCCTGGTGCGCCTCAAGGTCATTGACGCACTGCTCACGGCTGCCGGCAATGATCGCAGGCTGGGGGTGCGGGGCATGCACAGCCATTTGCAGGCACTGGATATTCCACTGTCATTTCTGAGTGTGCGCGAGGTACTCAAGCGCTTGTGCAGCGAAGGGGTGGTGGTGCTCAACAGCGACAAGAGCTACAGCCTGCATCCGCAGGCTGAAGCCGTTTTGACAGGGAAGATCGAAGCTTAA
- a CDS encoding autotransporter assembly complex family protein, whose protein sequence is MKFSGRFTSGVVLLLSSFAVSAQSELVVRVKPANDALKANVEGYIGSLGDRDEKALLRFQRGAQEQALKASQALGYYHPSIEAEVKPGDPPRLVLSIDPGEPVHLRNVNVRVEGPAAALKAFQIPASDDLKPGAVLNQGNYEDAKRMIQNRALRYGFFNGKFTQHELLVDPKGGFADINLVYESGPRFLLGKVTFAGDAPFDQTLLDRMVPFKPDTPYDSELVAELNQNLQSSGYFEVVRVDAAPSTAVGQVIPIDVDLETRKPRTMTLGLGYSTDTGARGKASWMRHWGNPRGDSYGFESEISQPKQNVGAWYDIPLDPPLTDKLRLAAGYQNEEIANTDTLSKLLTVGPEWHSKLDNGWTRIVSLKWQHEEYRLGDDSGLSTLLMPGVSYSVLRSDNRIDPSHGYSVVTEMQVAKEGLLSDTNLFHGDVKFKALTTLWDKHRFLGRIQFGGSATNGYKSIPPSLRFFAGGDQSVRGYDYQSLSPRNAEGDRIGGRYMLAGSLEYQYQFAEKWRWATFVDQGNAFNTLDFPSLKTGVGVGIRWISPVGPIRLDLAHALDDDGGVRLHFSMGPEL, encoded by the coding sequence ATGAAGTTCTCAGGAAGATTTACCAGTGGTGTTGTCCTGCTGCTCAGCAGCTTTGCGGTGTCTGCCCAAAGCGAGTTGGTGGTCAGAGTCAAACCGGCAAACGATGCCCTAAAGGCCAACGTGGAAGGCTACATAGGCAGTCTCGGTGATCGTGACGAGAAAGCGTTATTGCGCTTTCAACGTGGCGCTCAGGAGCAGGCCCTCAAAGCTTCCCAGGCCTTGGGCTACTACCATCCCTCTATAGAAGCCGAGGTCAAACCCGGCGATCCGCCGCGTCTGGTGTTGAGCATTGATCCCGGCGAGCCGGTGCATCTGCGCAACGTCAACGTGCGCGTCGAAGGCCCGGCAGCCGCTCTTAAAGCCTTTCAAATTCCGGCCAGTGATGATCTGAAACCGGGTGCGGTGCTCAATCAGGGCAATTACGAAGACGCCAAGCGAATGATTCAAAACCGTGCCCTGCGTTACGGTTTTTTCAACGGCAAATTTACTCAGCACGAACTTCTGGTCGACCCCAAGGGCGGGTTTGCGGATATCAATCTGGTCTACGAAAGCGGGCCGCGTTTTTTGCTTGGCAAAGTCACTTTTGCGGGCGATGCACCTTTTGACCAAACCCTGCTTGACCGCATGGTGCCTTTCAAGCCGGACACCCCTTACGACTCTGAACTGGTCGCCGAACTCAATCAGAATCTGCAAAGCAGTGGGTATTTTGAAGTCGTGCGCGTCGATGCCGCGCCCAGTACCGCAGTGGGGCAAGTGATTCCGATTGATGTTGATCTGGAAACCCGCAAGCCGCGCACCATGACCCTGGGCCTTGGCTATTCGACCGACACCGGAGCCCGTGGCAAAGCCAGCTGGATGCGTCATTGGGGCAATCCCCGGGGCGACAGTTATGGCTTTGAATCCGAAATTTCCCAGCCCAAGCAAAACGTCGGCGCCTGGTATGACATTCCGCTGGATCCGCCGCTGACCGACAAGCTGCGTCTTGCCGCGGGCTATCAAAACGAAGAAATCGCCAACACCGATACCCTGAGCAAACTGCTCACGGTCGGCCCCGAGTGGCACAGCAAACTGGACAATGGCTGGACGCGAATCGTGTCGCTCAAATGGCAGCACGAAGAATACCGTCTGGGCGACGACTCGGGTCTTAGCACCCTGTTGATGCCGGGTGTCAGCTATTCGGTATTGCGCAGTGACAACCGTATCGATCCCAGCCACGGCTACAGCGTGGTCACGGAGATGCAAGTGGCCAAGGAGGGGCTGTTGTCTGACACCAACCTGTTTCACGGCGATGTGAAATTCAAGGCATTGACCACGTTGTGGGACAAGCACCGCTTTTTGGGGCGAATTCAGTTTGGCGGCAGCGCCACCAACGGCTACAAGTCGATTCCGCCGTCCCTGCGCTTTTTCGCAGGTGGTGATCAAAGCGTGCGTGGCTATGACTACCAGAGCCTGTCACCGAGAAACGCAGAAGGTGATCGTATCGGCGGGCGCTACATGCTGGCCGGCAGTCTCGAATATCAGTATCAGTTCGCCGAAAAATGGCGTTGGGCGACCTTTGTCGATCAGGGCAATGCGTTCAATACGCTGGACTTCCCGAGTCTGAAAACCGGGGTCGGCGTGGGTATTCGCTGGATCTCGCCGGTAGGCCCGATTCGTCTGGATCTGGCCCATGCGCTGGATGACGATGGCGGTGTTCGTTTGCACTTCTCGATGGGGCCAGAACTGTGA
- a CDS encoding FecR family protein, whose translation MSEARPTEAENDAITEAAAQWCMRLHEPDCTNQEREAFAAWLNADPRHAVEYEAMLDIWDVSEHLTRSAPAEARVVALPSAPRRSAWQRVAVAAAITLLAAPVAAYSGWQLGWIPNAHERFAADTSAKTVTLPDGSQVELNLGTHLTFSNFKDERRVTLSKGEAFFKVSHDASHPFLVRAAEGQVRVTGTEFNVWMYEDQVRVTLLEGSVLVTSNKSLSGDGLRLEPGMQARYKAGDYAAQISQTPAGTPDLAWRNGKLVLDNLSLADALPLINRYLDRPLSVADSATGKLRIGGVFNTREIDHLVTSLPKVLPVYLSINAQGSPVLNARP comes from the coding sequence ATGAGTGAAGCACGCCCCACAGAAGCCGAAAACGATGCCATCACTGAAGCTGCGGCTCAGTGGTGCATGCGTTTGCACGAGCCCGATTGCACAAACCAGGAACGTGAAGCTTTTGCTGCGTGGCTAAATGCCGATCCCCGGCACGCCGTTGAATATGAAGCGATGCTGGACATCTGGGATGTCAGTGAGCACCTGACGCGCTCCGCGCCTGCCGAGGCCCGGGTGGTTGCATTGCCCAGCGCGCCACGTCGAAGCGCCTGGCAGCGTGTTGCCGTGGCCGCGGCCATCACTCTGCTCGCCGCCCCGGTAGCGGCTTATAGCGGCTGGCAGCTGGGCTGGATTCCCAATGCCCATGAACGCTTTGCGGCCGATACCAGCGCGAAGACGGTGACACTGCCCGATGGCAGTCAAGTCGAGCTCAATCTGGGTACACACCTGACGTTCAGCAACTTCAAGGATGAACGCCGGGTGACCCTGAGCAAGGGCGAAGCGTTTTTCAAGGTCAGCCATGATGCCTCGCACCCGTTCCTGGTCCGGGCCGCAGAGGGACAGGTTCGGGTCACAGGCACCGAGTTCAATGTGTGGATGTACGAGGATCAGGTACGGGTCACGCTGCTGGAGGGCTCCGTGCTGGTGACCAGCAACAAGAGTCTGAGTGGCGACGGCTTGCGCCTGGAGCCGGGGATGCAGGCGCGCTACAAGGCGGGAGACTACGCAGCGCAAATCAGCCAGACCCCAGCCGGCACGCCGGATCTGGCGTGGCGTAACGGCAAGCTGGTACTCGACAACCTGTCACTGGCCGATGCCTTGCCCCTGATCAACCGCTACCTGGATCGCCCTCTGTCCGTGGCCGACAGCGCCACGGGCAAGCTGCGTATCGGCGGGGTGTTCAATACTCGCGAAATCGATCACCTGGTCACGTCCCTGCCCAAGGTCTTGCCGGTGTACCTGAGTATCAATGCGCAAGGCTCGCCGGTGCTGAACGCCCGGCCCTGA
- a CDS encoding substrate-binding domain-containing protein translates to MLRFMSLTLLCTMATLAIAADLRIQGSNTIGANLGPSLVAAMLAEQGLHDIHSVPVMPPNEHSIVGTNAQGQQIRVDVAAHGSGTGFTALAAGQADLVASSRPIKDRELVDLERLGDLKSPDAEQVIAIDGLAIILHPRNPLNQLNTEQLAQVFSGQINRWEQVGGVGGTIHLYARDEQSGTWDTFKELVLNRNRLALSRTAQRFESSEQLSDAVSHDPQAIGFIGLPYIRQAKAVAIVDGASQPMLPLSSLIASEDYPLSRRLFFYLPPSSSNPWARALVTFTQSPQGQAIVAQNGFVAQSVQAARVLPGAHMPAQYQTLTRQAQRLTVNFRFEEGSASLDNKAHQDLLRVIDYLKTHEKMINQVTLVGFGDAKDDPERAQLLSKLRAMAVRRELVKSGVILREIRGYGQQMPVAANTEDEGRIKNRRVEVWVY, encoded by the coding sequence ATGCTGCGCTTTATGTCGTTGACCCTGTTATGCACGATGGCCACCCTGGCCATCGCTGCAGACTTGCGGATCCAGGGCTCCAACACTATCGGTGCCAACCTCGGGCCATCACTGGTGGCAGCCATGCTGGCCGAGCAAGGTCTGCACGACATCCACAGCGTCCCGGTCATGCCTCCCAACGAGCACAGCATTGTCGGCACCAACGCCCAGGGTCAGCAGATTCGTGTGGATGTCGCGGCTCACGGTTCTGGCACCGGCTTCACTGCCCTTGCAGCCGGCCAAGCGGATCTGGTGGCCTCATCTCGGCCCATCAAGGACCGTGAACTGGTCGACCTCGAACGCCTCGGGGACTTGAAAAGCCCGGACGCCGAGCAAGTCATCGCCATCGACGGCCTGGCGATTATTCTTCACCCGCGCAACCCGCTGAATCAGCTCAATACCGAACAACTGGCACAGGTTTTCAGCGGCCAGATCAACCGCTGGGAACAAGTGGGCGGTGTCGGCGGCACGATCCACCTGTATGCCCGGGATGAACAGTCCGGCACCTGGGACACGTTTAAAGAGTTGGTACTGAACCGCAACAGGCTCGCCCTGAGCCGCACCGCGCAGCGCTTCGAATCCAGCGAGCAGCTATCGGATGCCGTGAGCCACGACCCCCAGGCCATCGGTTTCATCGGCCTGCCTTATATCCGCCAAGCCAAAGCCGTCGCCATCGTCGACGGTGCATCCCAGCCCATGTTGCCGCTCTCCAGCCTGATCGCCAGCGAGGACTACCCCTTGTCGCGACGACTGTTCTTTTACTTGCCGCCCTCCTCCAGCAACCCTTGGGCCAGGGCGCTGGTGACGTTCACCCAAAGCCCGCAGGGTCAGGCCATCGTCGCGCAGAACGGCTTCGTCGCCCAAAGCGTGCAGGCCGCACGTGTTCTGCCCGGTGCCCATATGCCCGCGCAGTACCAGACGCTGACCAGGCAGGCCCAGCGCCTGACGGTCAACTTTCGCTTTGAAGAAGGCAGTGCATCACTGGACAACAAGGCGCACCAGGACTTGCTGCGAGTCATCGACTACTTGAAGACCCACGAGAAGATGATCAATCAGGTGACGCTGGTGGGTTTTGGCGATGCCAAGGACGATCCCGAGCGGGCACAACTGCTGTCAAAGTTGCGGGCAATGGCCGTGCGCCGCGAGCTGGTTAAAAGCGGCGTGATACTGCGCGAAATTCGTGGTTACGGTCAGCAAATGCCCGTGGCGGCCAACACCGAAGATGAAGGCCGCATCAAGAATCGTCGGGTTGAGGTGTGGGTATATTGA
- a CDS encoding acyl-CoA dehydrogenase, whose amino-acid sequence MDFAYSPKVQALRERVTAFMDAHVYPAEAIFEQQVAAGDRWQPTAIMEELKLKARAEGLWNLFLPESERGAGLTNLEYAPLAEIMGRSMLGSEPFNCSAPDTGNMEVLVRYASDAQKKQWLDPLLRGEIRSAFAMTEPDVASSDATNMAARAVREGDEWVINGRKWWTSGACDPRCKIMIFMGLSNPENPRHQQHSMILVPVDTPGVNIVRPLPVFGYDDAPHGHAEVLFENVRVPCENVLLGEGRGFEIAQGRLGPGRIHHCMRSIGMAERALELMCKRALKRTAFGKPLARLGANIDKIADSRMEIDMARLLTLKAAYMMDTVGNKVAKSEIAQIKVIAPNVALNVIDRAIQIHGGAGVSGDFPLAYMYAMQRTLRLADGPDEVHRAAVGKFELDKW is encoded by the coding sequence ATGGATTTCGCTTATTCCCCGAAAGTTCAGGCACTGCGCGAGCGTGTGACAGCGTTTATGGACGCCCATGTCTACCCGGCGGAGGCGATTTTCGAGCAGCAGGTGGCTGCAGGCGACCGCTGGCAGCCGACCGCGATTATGGAAGAGTTGAAACTCAAGGCCCGTGCCGAAGGCCTGTGGAATCTGTTTCTGCCCGAGTCCGAGCGGGGCGCCGGTTTGACCAACCTGGAATACGCCCCCTTGGCTGAAATCATGGGCCGCTCGATGCTGGGTTCCGAACCGTTCAATTGCTCGGCGCCTGATACCGGCAACATGGAAGTGCTGGTGCGCTATGCCAGTGATGCACAAAAAAAACAGTGGCTGGACCCGTTGCTACGTGGCGAAATTCGCTCGGCGTTCGCCATGACCGAGCCGGACGTGGCGTCATCGGATGCAACCAACATGGCAGCCCGCGCTGTGCGCGAGGGTGACGAGTGGGTGATCAATGGCCGCAAATGGTGGACTTCGGGCGCCTGTGACCCGCGCTGCAAAATCATGATCTTCATGGGCTTGAGCAATCCTGAGAACCCGCGTCATCAGCAGCACTCGATGATCCTGGTGCCCGTTGACACACCCGGAGTGAACATCGTGCGGCCACTGCCGGTGTTCGGTTACGACGATGCACCCCACGGGCACGCTGAAGTGTTGTTTGAAAACGTGCGAGTGCCCTGCGAAAACGTCTTGCTGGGTGAGGGCCGGGGTTTTGAAATTGCTCAGGGTCGTCTCGGCCCCGGACGTATTCATCACTGCATGCGCTCCATCGGCATGGCCGAGCGGGCATTGGAGCTGATGTGCAAGCGCGCCCTGAAGCGCACGGCGTTTGGCAAACCGCTGGCACGTCTGGGGGCCAATATCGACAAAATCGCCGACTCTCGCATGGAAATCGATATGGCGCGGCTGTTGACGCTCAAGGCCGCGTACATGATGGACACCGTGGGCAACAAGGTGGCGAAAAGCGAAATCGCCCAGATCAAGGTTATCGCCCCGAATGTTGCCTTGAACGTCATCGACCGGGCGATTCAGATTCATGGCGGGGCCGGGGTGTCGGGAGATTTCCCCCTGGCCTACATGTACGCCATGCAGCGCACGTTACGCCTGGCCGATGGCCCGGATGAGGTACACCGTGCGGCGGTGGGCAAATTTGAGCTGGACAAGTGGTAA
- a CDS encoding translocation/assembly module TamB domain-containing protein encodes MIRGLKIAGLVLLALVLLVVVSVGVILGTQAGSRWVLGQVPGLQVENFAGRLGGQWGADHLLWEQGTSRVEVSRPIFAWSPGCLARMTLCIDQLQAETISLQFPPSEDSSSGPVSLPELKLPLAIEVGVVKVGNVLFNGIEQLKGMQMSAQWTAKGLEIESVQVEREDLNVELSGLLQPYGDWPLTLQGTISLPAPDDKTLEVVLKVEGNLRTTLNLAADTSGYLTAHLTGEIQPLADNLPAQLKITAEPFKASPDLPATLVLNQLLLTAKGDLKDGYELNGSATLPAEKEPVNLLLKGRVDAKGAQIAALDLTASPLQRLKLSGQVDWQEGLSAEAKIDWLEFPWHNLYPVIDKPDVDLRKFVGEVSYRDGKYLGNFQADLDGPAGKFSLGSPFSGDLGKIFLPQLKLVAGQGKAEGHVNVQFAEGVAWDTALDLSAINPAYWVAELPGTLAGPLRSKGSFKNERLELDANLDLKGRLRGLPAVLQAKANGAGEAWTLSALDIRLGDNRINGTATLQQQLKAQLDLNLPRLGQLWPQLRGQLKGRVDAGGTLKAPQGTVKLNGQQLAFADNQLQNLTLDANLDRNQRGRLDLKGSGIQVGDTQLGVLTANASGDIKRQQLKLGVQGPMLQLALALDGGLDKDNWRGRLASGDVKAGGQAWVLQNPARLERLADGRVNLGSQCWISGPASLCSEEQRLMPDPKLRLHLKQFPLDSLAEWLPKDFQWQGDLNADLILDLPASGPKGQIVVDASGGTLLFKDKGQWVDFPYQAFKLTSNLTPNRVDSRLDFDGGKLGQLMLSARINPLPKSKPISGEFRLTGLDISMIRPFAPMVEKLTGQLNGTGTISGALLAPHVIGNVALSEGEISGPQLPTNFENVQLSVAINGETALLNGGWTSGEKGQGSVSGNVAWGQTMAVNVLVKGNSLPVTVEPYAKLEVAPDLKITLSPDNTLLIAGRVNVPKGEIVVRELPPSTVKVSDDTVIVGQQAADEASPMQVDMDITVVVGQELLTFSGFGLSADLAGQVHIGNNLDTRGELRLNNGRYRAYGQKLTIRRARLLFAGPIDQPYLDIEAIRQTDDVIAGIRLTGSAEQPTTQIFSEPAMSQEQALSYLILGRPLTGTGEDENLLAQAALGLGLLGSSGITTSLANHLGIKEFELDTEGSGNNTSVVASGKINERLSVRYGVGVFEPASTIALRYKLSKRVYVEVASGFASSLDIFYKRDF; translated from the coding sequence GTGATTCGTGGTTTGAAAATAGCGGGTCTGGTGCTGTTGGCGCTGGTTCTGCTGGTGGTGGTGAGCGTGGGCGTGATTCTCGGTACGCAGGCGGGCAGCCGCTGGGTGCTGGGTCAGGTGCCAGGCTTGCAGGTTGAAAATTTTGCCGGGCGCCTGGGCGGTCAGTGGGGTGCCGATCACCTGCTGTGGGAGCAAGGCACCAGTCGGGTAGAGGTCAGCAGGCCCATATTTGCCTGGTCGCCGGGTTGCCTGGCCCGTATGACCCTGTGTATCGATCAGTTGCAGGCCGAGACTATCAGCCTGCAATTCCCGCCCAGTGAAGACAGCAGCAGCGGTCCGGTCAGTCTGCCGGAACTGAAACTGCCCCTGGCGATTGAGGTGGGGGTGGTCAAAGTCGGCAATGTGCTGTTCAACGGCATCGAACAGCTCAAAGGCATGCAGATGTCGGCGCAATGGACAGCCAAGGGCCTGGAAATCGAGTCGGTACAGGTCGAGCGTGAAGACCTGAACGTTGAATTGTCCGGGTTGCTACAACCCTATGGCGATTGGCCGTTGACCCTGCAAGGCACTATCAGCCTGCCTGCACCGGACGACAAGACGCTGGAGGTGGTGCTCAAGGTTGAAGGCAATCTGCGCACCACCCTCAACCTTGCGGCCGACACCAGCGGGTATCTCACTGCACACCTGACGGGGGAGATCCAGCCGTTGGCGGACAATCTGCCGGCGCAGTTGAAAATCACCGCCGAGCCGTTCAAGGCCAGTCCCGACCTGCCGGCTACTCTGGTGCTCAACCAGCTGTTGCTGACAGCCAAGGGCGATCTTAAAGACGGTTATGAACTCAATGGCAGCGCCACATTGCCCGCTGAAAAAGAGCCGGTGAATCTGCTGCTCAAAGGTCGGGTAGATGCCAAGGGCGCGCAAATCGCAGCGCTGGACTTGACCGCCAGTCCGCTGCAGCGCTTGAAGCTGTCAGGGCAAGTGGACTGGCAGGAGGGCTTGAGTGCCGAGGCGAAAATCGACTGGCTGGAATTCCCGTGGCACAACCTGTACCCGGTGATCGACAAGCCCGATGTGGATTTGCGCAAGTTTGTCGGCGAAGTGTCCTATCGCGATGGCAAATATCTGGGCAACTTCCAGGCCGATCTCGATGGCCCAGCAGGCAAGTTCAGCCTCGGCAGCCCGTTCAGCGGCGATCTGGGCAAGATATTTTTGCCACAGCTGAAACTGGTCGCCGGGCAGGGCAAGGCCGAGGGGCACGTCAATGTGCAGTTCGCCGAGGGTGTGGCCTGGGACACGGCACTGGACTTGAGTGCCATCAACCCTGCGTATTGGGTGGCCGAATTGCCGGGTACGCTGGCAGGCCCGCTGCGCAGCAAAGGCTCGTTCAAAAATGAGCGTCTTGAGCTGGATGCCAACCTTGATCTCAAAGGCCGTTTACGCGGCTTGCCAGCAGTGTTGCAGGCCAAGGCCAACGGTGCGGGAGAAGCCTGGACGCTCAGTGCGCTGGATATTCGCCTGGGTGACAACCGGATCAATGGCACCGCCACGTTGCAGCAGCAACTCAAGGCCCAACTGGATCTCAACCTGCCGCGTCTGGGGCAGCTCTGGCCGCAACTGCGTGGCCAGCTCAAGGGTCGTGTCGATGCTGGAGGCACCCTGAAAGCGCCCCAAGGCACGGTGAAGCTTAATGGCCAGCAGTTGGCTTTCGCCGATAATCAGCTGCAAAACCTGACCCTGGATGCCAACCTCGATCGAAATCAGCGTGGCCGCCTTGACCTCAAGGGCAGCGGGATTCAGGTCGGGGACACTCAGCTCGGTGTGCTGACCGCCAACGCCAGTGGCGATATCAAGCGCCAGCAGCTCAAGCTGGGTGTGCAAGGGCCGATGCTGCAACTGGCCCTGGCACTGGATGGCGGCCTGGACAAGGACAATTGGCGCGGTCGATTGGCCAGCGGTGACGTCAAGGCCGGTGGGCAGGCCTGGGTGCTGCAAAATCCGGCAAGGCTGGAGCGTCTGGCCGATGGCCGAGTCAATCTGGGCTCGCAGTGCTGGATTTCAGGCCCGGCCAGTTTGTGCAGCGAAGAACAGCGTTTGATGCCTGATCCAAAACTGCGCCTGCACCTCAAGCAGTTCCCCCTCGACAGCCTGGCCGAGTGGCTGCCCAAGGACTTTCAATGGCAGGGCGACCTCAATGCCGATTTGATCCTGGACCTGCCTGCCAGCGGGCCCAAAGGTCAGATCGTGGTCGATGCCAGCGGTGGCACGCTGCTCTTCAAGGACAAGGGGCAGTGGGTCGACTTCCCGTACCAGGCGTTCAAGCTGACCAGCAACCTGACCCCCAACCGTGTCGATTCCCGCCTGGATTTCGACGGTGGCAAGCTGGGGCAACTGATGCTGTCGGCGCGAATCAATCCGCTGCCTAAAAGCAAACCGATCAGCGGGGAGTTCCGCCTGACCGGGCTGGACATCTCGATGATCCGTCCGTTTGCGCCGATGGTAGAAAAGCTCACCGGTCAGTTGAACGGTACGGGCACCATTTCGGGGGCTTTGCTGGCGCCCCATGTCATCGGTAATGTGGCCCTCAGTGAGGGTGAAATCTCTGGACCGCAGTTGCCGACCAACTTCGAAAATGTGCAGCTTTCGGTGGCTATCAATGGCGAGACAGCTCTGCTCAATGGCGGCTGGACCAGCGGCGAGAAAGGACAGGGCAGCGTCAGCGGTAATGTGGCGTGGGGCCAGACCATGGCGGTCAACGTCCTGGTCAAGGGCAACAGCCTGCCGGTAACGGTCGAGCCCTACGCCAAGCTGGAAGTCGCTCCGGATCTGAAAATCACCCTCAGTCCCGACAACACGTTGTTGATCGCGGGTCGGGTCAATGTTCCCAAAGGTGAAATCGTAGTTCGCGAATTGCCGCCTTCGACGGTGAAGGTTTCGGATGACACTGTCATCGTGGGCCAGCAGGCCGCTGATGAGGCGTCGCCGATGCAGGTCGACATGGATATCACCGTGGTAGTGGGCCAGGAACTGCTGACGTTCTCGGGCTTTGGTCTGAGCGCCGATCTGGCGGGGCAGGTCCATATCGGCAACAACCTGGATACCCGCGGCGAGTTGCGCCTGAACAATGGTCGCTACCGCGCCTATGGCCAGAAGCTGACCATTCGCCGGGCGCGTCTGTTGTTTGCAGGGCCGATCGATCAGCCGTATCTGGATATCGAAGCGATTCGCCAGACTGACGACGTGATCGCGGGTATCCGTCTGACGGGCAGCGCCGAACAGCCAACCACGCAAATATTCTCGGAACCGGCCATGAGCCAGGAGCAGGCGTTGTCGTACCTGATTCTGGGGCGTCCGCTGACAGGCACCGGCGAAGATGAAAACCTGCTGGCTCAAGCGGCCCTGGGCCTGGGGTTGTTGGGCAGCTCGGGGATCACCACCAGTTTGGCGAATCATTTGGGGATCAAGGAGTTTGAACTCGACACCGAAGGCAGTGGCAACAACACGTCAGTGGTGGCCAGTGGCAAGATCAACGAGCGCCTGAGCGTGCGTTACGGAGTGGGTGTGTTTGAACCTGCCAGCACCATTGCCCTGCGTTACAAGTTGAGCAAGCGGGTGTATGTCGAAGTGGCGAGCGGCTTTGCGAGCTCGCTGGATATCTTCTACAAGCGGGACTTCTGA
- a CDS encoding GNAT family N-acetyltransferase, with the protein MTQTSNATSQIQLLDSGYSREARSLLYQAYRHEPTFRFLFNAERSGYEQRVRATVRELVKQHFLQDLPALGLLVDDRLLGIALIAPPQRRLGITESWAWQLRMVLSTGLNCTRRYLAYHEAVQACVPGDAVHMLPLVGIHPEFQGKHYGEQLLEAVHNWCAEDEHSEGVVLDTGNPHYLEFYKRQGYVEIGEVAIGPVVEHVFFHANPQVSHTATA; encoded by the coding sequence ATGACGCAAACGTCGAACGCCACCAGTCAGATTCAGTTGCTCGACAGTGGTTATTCAAGAGAAGCGCGTTCCTTGCTGTATCAGGCTTATCGCCATGAGCCGACGTTTCGCTTTCTGTTCAACGCCGAGCGCAGTGGTTACGAGCAGCGGGTTCGGGCTACGGTACGGGAGTTGGTCAAACAGCATTTTCTGCAGGATTTGCCAGCGCTGGGGTTGCTGGTGGACGACCGTCTGTTGGGCATTGCCCTGATTGCCCCACCGCAACGGCGCCTGGGTATCACTGAAAGCTGGGCGTGGCAGTTGCGTATGGTGCTCAGTACCGGCTTGAACTGTACGAGGCGCTATCTGGCCTATCACGAGGCGGTGCAGGCCTGCGTTCCGGGGGATGCGGTGCATATGCTGCCGTTGGTGGGGATTCACCCCGAGTTCCAGGGTAAGCACTACGGTGAACAGTTGCTTGAAGCGGTGCATAACTGGTGCGCCGAGGATGAGCATTCCGAAGGCGTGGTACTCGACACCGGCAACCCGCATTACCTGGAGTTCTACAAACGCCAGGGCTATGTGGAAATCGGTGAAGTTGCCATTGGGCCCGTTGTAGAACATGTGTTCTTCCATGCCAATCCGCAGGTGTCGCATACAGCAACGGCCTGA